Part of the Uloborus diversus isolate 005 chromosome 2, Udiv.v.3.1, whole genome shotgun sequence genome, tgtattttttgacccatttctaTTTTcgattcaaactttcaatatcttaaccctgcgtctgattttgaacatttttgcaattggaagtatacatctaggagtAAGGctacgaaaataaaggtcttgcaggttaaaccggaacaccctgtatatataaacATGTCACACCCGTGCAAGTGAATTGAACAATACTAGTATCACATTCAATGTGATAGCATAAGAAATTTTTGAACCTgcgaagtattatggcgcaaaccgcatattcatacgacagaTGTTTGCTTTCCTATGAATTTTTACATGTATCAAAGATTTTTCTGGGCGCCCTGTATTTTAAATTCGTGCAAATTTTGAGCAAACGATGCGTTGTGAGTTAAAGTTCAAGACATATTGTACGTGAATGTCATCAGACAATGACCTCAAGTCCATAAAAGAAGAGTTGAATCAACGTGTTAGCTATGCAAACCAATCAAAACATTTGGTACTTTCATTGAAGGAGAATCACTTAAAGTGACCAACACCAAATAAAGCAAACTAAAATAGAAAGAAatagaatggaataaaaatttaactaacgaaattaaataaatatatagaaaTTTATGTTCAGTTAGGAGGAGAGttagaatttcaaaaaagtgGAGAGGGAATAATATAAGTGTTCTCTTTAAAATTAATCGAGTTTATTGCTACattacatgggcgcccatatgcaaaattgtaaaggggggctcaaatattttaaccaaagtttagcatgatattttccaaatgaaaaccgatttcaggatagattagagtcattaaaattggacatttttaattacttattcattaatggctggagcagatatatttttacatttttgcaaagaaaaaaatactaaaacaagaaagttctaatttctaaggggggggggggggctcgagaccccccttgcccccctatatgggtgacCTTGCTACATTACAATTTACATCTTAGCCGTCGCGaagtaaattttaatactaaGTTGAAAGGTTTTGCTCAAAATGCTATCTGCACTGTAATCTTGCAATTATGTTTTACTAGAATATTTTCCTGAGAGACTTTATTTGTTTCAGAAACAAACTCTGAAGGCAAATCTATTGGCTGTTTTCAAGGAAGCTCGAAGGTCATCACAAACGATGGCATCAAATTGATGAGTAACTTGACAGTTGGAGACGAAGTGCTGAGTAGCTTTGGACCGAATGGGACTTCCGTTTACAGTAAAGTTATCGCTTTTTTGCACAGAGATCCCAAGCTTGAAACAGATTTCGTTGAAATGGAAGACGAAACAGGCAACAGTTTGTTACTGACAGGAAATCATTTAGTTTTCCGTTATGTACCAAAGAAGTCAAATGCTGAGAAGCTTTTTAATGTGCCTCAAAAGCAGAAACCTTCACCTGAAATAGGGAACAGAAAAATGAGATTTGGCAGTGTGAAACTGAAAATCAACTGTTATAAAAAAGCAAGAAAGCAAATGTCAAACGTTTCACTTCGACTCGGAACTAATTATACTAATCCTGATAAAAAGtgtgaagattttaaaattttcaaaacaacagTTAGACAGTTTAAGTGCCGATCTTTTGGATTTAGATTTAAACGAAAGCAAGTTCCAGTACAAAGCGTCGCAATAAACGGTAGAAGACTGCATTCATCTGTAACGCGAGAAAAAGTAAGTGTTTCAAAAATCAGAAGAAAAGGTTATGAAAATACTACTTCAATCAAAAGACTTGCAAGCCGGCATGATGCAGTTGGAAACAAAATTCGCAATGCAGTACGAATCTCTGGATCTTCAAATTACCTGCACAAATTTCATTCGCATACCGGATTCGGACTTCATTCTTTACTTGCAAGTAATTTCGAAGCAGTTCCCGCAGATCAAGTTCATACTGGTACTTTCATCTACAAAATTTCTCACGACAATTCGCCGTCACTTTCATTAGTAAGAGAAATAAGACGGACAAAAAGGATAGGGGTTTACGCTCCTTTAACAGAATCTGGTACCATTGTAGTAGATGGCGTCTGGTGTTCGTGCTATGCCGTAGTAAAAAGCCATGATGTAGCTCATGCAGCTTTTGGACCGCTaagaattttatattttcttaaagaTCACATGTATCAATTGTCAATAACTGTAATGACGTTTTTcacttttattgcaaatttcttttCGGTTGCAAATTTTTTTACAAGTGAACATGAAGTTTCAGAGGATGTAAGTCCTTATCATTGGTATGCTAATTGTTTATGCTTTGTAAGCAGTCCCTTTGTAACGTTATGTGAATAAAAtcaagaatataatttaaaaatatattatgactATTTTAAACAGCACCTTAGAGCGAACCAAAATATGAATATTGTGTACACATAACTGTTTCTTGTTGAAATATAAATACATCACTTCTTTTTAACTGAGGATACTGGCTTTTACAAACTTCGCagacttaaaaaaatagttcacaaattttgaaaaaataaagttaataaatattttggacatacataaaactaaaataaatgtttaaaacgtATTGTACTATTATAACATACAATTGCATAATGCGTCAATACTAAATAAATATGCATTGCAATAATACATAACATAGATTGCGTGATTTTATGAAGCTACTTCACTTtagaacatttaaatattttttacactttaaatGCAGTAggaaaaacttttccaaaaacgTGAACTGCAATTTTTACATCAAGGTCGTTCGCATTCAAAATACAATTAGAATAGATAAGTaagttaaaacaaagaaaaagtaatatattcaataaaataattttaaaagaactaaaacaaacttttatagacatattttttaaaagtaagtaaaTACCTTTGATGATTTCTTGAATAacgcttgaaaaaataaatatcgaaatagCGAGTTTATTTCGTGTGTGatagaatttcaatttgtttggAAGTTTCAAGTAATATAGAACAAACTAAAATTATAacctttttttggtaaatttgaactaaaattgTTAGACTTTTACACGATTGGTAGTTTGTCAATGTTGGCAGGCGTTTAGAGAATGCTCAAAagcttcaaatttttttgtgttgtCACTTTCTATTTATTATCAGATAAAATATATCTAACTGGTTCTTGCGCATATAGAAGGttaatactgtaaaagcattttGAATTTTCCTTATTTAAATCTACTTTTAGTTGTAACAAAGTTTATTAGTTGCAaacataaaattctaaaattcataagaaagatatagaagaaacaTTTGTGATAGCCATTTCATACTAGTTCAATAAAAGTGATTCAGTGTTACCGGACAGAGTAAAACTAAATTTTCTGAATCATAAACTGCTTTTGagtagtttcataaaaattttgtattcattACCATCTGAAGTaggtattcattcaaaaaaaaaaaaaaaaaaaaaaaaaaaatagtgaagaaatattagttcgtgaacCATTTTCAAAAGAATTTCGTAATAGTGAATAGGTAGTGAATAGCTGAACTATATTTTTAGCCTTATGTTGGAAGGTAGTTCAGTTTATCTATAACTTTTATACTTCATACCGatattcaagaaaattatttcatttagtaAACGAGGAGAAATAATAGCGTAAATGTTGCATCGAACTCTTTATTTCGACGTAGTTTGGGTTAGttgctatttgagaaattattcaTGAATACCAGAAAACGTGGCGATGCATAAACATGAGCAGTAAATCGATAAGCTGGCTCATTTCATGAGCCATTCATCATTATGTGTGCTTCTGTCAACCCCACGGAAAGGGTTGTTTGTTTGTGGCGACAGGCGTCACGAAAGCATTTCTATTCATCTATTTAACATTCTTTGGAAGTAACAAAAATAGTTTGCATGAATTCATAcaaaggggctgtccataaatgatatcacactttttttcaacatttttgacccccttcgcctttgtcacaaagtgtcatactcttccagggcccaatttcccaataggcagattAGGCAgatgcctagggcggcaaaattttcaggggtggcaaattttgttttaaccacACGTTTTTAAAATGAACCTTTTATTCTTGAATGTAAATCAtcagcattctttcatttttgagagacaattttttcttgtactttaataatgattactttcacacatcttacgaaaatcaaatatattataatcatggtaattgatcagcgtaaatcagtaagtgaagacgaaaagcaATTCCAGAAAGTGTAGTTGCGTTTgaccagaagtcgcaacaagattggagtttgactaagatttttagtgctatactaaagTTTATTCAGAACTGGTTTTTTGAGTTATtgacgtttatttattttttacattattaatatttaaaaattgttatatgTTAACATTAAGTCTCGgaggcaaatgaaaatgagtaaCAAGTGAAAAGGGCCGAATGGTTTCAAATAAAGGaaacatgttaaattaaaaatcgaagaacaaaaaagagtcttcaaaaatgtttttaacttgatatatatatatatatatatatatatatatatatatatatatatatatatatatatatatatatatacatttcaaatgggcagttttcaaaagcggaaatgAAACGAAACGTTGGGTatcattgaaaaagaatttcaaaacttttaaagaagaaaaagaatatgttgcaatactatctccaaattttccgaatcgtcagaaaaattagctgaataaggaattttttagaAGATTGTTGTGACCTCTTATCAAGGCTCctctgaatgtgaaacgtcaacGTTTCTTCAAAAGCTTTGCAGTTTAAattttgggaacacttttttgCGTGTTCTTGAGTCTGTGCTTCTTTTAGGGGAAGGGGGTGGCAGATTTCtaatctgcctaggggcggcacGGACTAAATTCGGCCCTGCACTCTTCCTCCTCCCCCTCCTTGACACATGTCACgttgttttcttgaaaatattatgaaaaaatgggtgatgttacactttttgtttctcccccccccccttgatacaAAATGTCACAATATTACGAACGCTCTCTCTCTGTACCTCAAcgcatgacatcatttgtagacagacCCAAGTACTAAGTTTCGTTGGCTATTTAGAACATAAAAAATTTATACTGATTATTTTATGatacactagcggtacccgcacggctttgcccgttgtagaaaaatcaaaaggtgatttggttcgcctgtatatttacaaataatggatgatgaatttcgtACCAGTtcgctatgttaaatggctcgcccatgttatggtaatctgctcgtccacgttatggcaatttactcgtccaagttatgatagtttgctcggtaaaattttcttaaaaatggaatagaaaaatcacaaaatcgaattttcgaaaaattactttgaggtgcacaccctcatacaacgaactaattttgtaccaaatttcatgaaaatcgacggaaagatttaggcgctatgcgcgtcacagagatccagacagatatctggatagatatcctgacagagatccagatatctagacaaactttgagctttgtTATTAGCAAAGAAAAGATTGATTTGTTGTAAAATAATAAGgaaacaagcaaaagaaaaaaaaaaaaaacagcatgaaaTAGGTAGTAAGGCGCTGTTAGGTAGCGCTGATACCGGAAACTCGTCTACGACGTCCAGATACTGCAGTTTGATTCGTATCAGAGATCGTCAGAGTAGTCAGTAACAAGCTGGAGGAAGATTTCCTCTCAACTCTAAGAGAGGATCTGTCTTTAGTTCGTTAATGAAAATTCCTCACTGATGAGCTATAACATGAATGAAACTGCAGTATCTGAATGTCGTAATCAAAACGCTGGTATAAACTGGGCAGTACTGTCCTGACCGGTAAGGCTATGGACTTGTGACTGGAGGATCCTGGGTTCGATGCCTTCAGGCAGAAGATAGTCCGTGTTCACTAATGGTGATTGGGCCACGTAAAATATGTTGTGGTCACAAAATACCCCAAgttgccattccaaatcaatGCATTTAGCGGTGAGAAATTATTGGTTGCTCGGCTCCtgttctggatcaaaaaacagagctATCTTCTTCCGCGTCCAATCGATTAAACCACGTATTAGGTACGGGGAATCATGTACTGTGGTGTCAGTATATGCTTGTAGCTCTGCTTAAGCCTCGACTTGGGACGGCTATTTACAGCTTACGTTGTTCTTGTTGTGTTGCAAATGGATAGCGTAATTTTGCCCTTAATCACCAGAGATATGGTGCCACCAGTTATCTCTACTTTCTCACTTTTGACACGAGTTGATGGAAGGAAATTTGTTAGCATAAGACAAAACAAGAACAGAAAAGTTGATTTTTCTCGGGAAGTATACTGCTTTCGCGGAAAAGATAGACTGAATGTAAACAAACAGGTTGCCCAGGAGGTTTACCACCATGCTCTGGGTTTATTAATAATGTAACTAACTAcgttttgcttttcattttaagtttaaatacaaaattgaaaacgatttttggaaaaaaaaacacagaaatgatAGAAATGCACGGAAAACTTGGTTCAGTGAACTTgaagtgaaattattttctgacCAAAACAATAAACtttatctttactagtaataaagctcaaagtctctgtcaggatgtctggatctctgtgacgtgcatagcgcctagaccttttggccgattttcatgaaattttttcttgaaagttagtttatagcatgaggatgtgcacctcgaagcaatttttcgaaaattcaattttgttctttttctattccaattttaagaacatttgcccgagtaaaattatcataaaatggacgagtaaattacgaaattatcatgacgtggaatgggagaggcgaatgaacatagccaattggcgagaaatacatcgcccattatttgtaaatacacaggcgaaccaaatgaccttttaattttctactacgtgcaaagccgtgagggtaccactagtaataaaaataaaattctacgaAACCGATGGTTGttaaaaagtttcgaaaatcGAAGTTCGGAGTCTCCTATATATATATCAAACTTTGGCAATCATGGACATGGCGTGAAGTGTTTAAAAAGCTTTGCATGTCCATTGATATGATATAGACTCagaagattatttattttttcattttaattataagTCATTAGTTTTAACTCTTACTTCTAGGGAGATTACATAGTATCTCCTCTTCATTTCTTCTGAGATGTTATGTGATCTTCTGTTGAAATGAAATACAACATAACCTCGTTTATTCGGCCATTGCTTATCCGGATCTCCGGGTTATCTggattaaatttgaaaactttgaaagaaatttgttagcagaaataattttaaattatgacagataaaattgtattttgtttacAAATACAGTTCCTGCATCGATTGTGCTATAAATTGTGGCAATTTAACAAGCACCACTACAGCTGAACTATAATGAGAAACGTTTGGATGACCGTGGTTTATTCAAGCATCATACGCTCATACgtgttaaaaaaagaactaatcaGACCAAGTCTTTGTtaggaaattatgtgaaaaattgtttaattctGTTTAACGTCTTGTAAGtaaaggaatgtggggcaaagttaacttacttttttcaaaatgaggaagttggaaatttgttctgaaaattacggcacataaaaaacgaacaatacattttacaataaaacttgcactgaaacatcattcttttatttttagcacaaaatttgcgcctcaaaaagaaaaaaaaagtaaaatttgcatttttcttttttcatgggttaaagtgaaaaataaaatatacttctaATGAAATAGTTTCTATTCGATTTTTAAAGATATGTTTGATCAAAGAAATGaacaaagcaataaaaaaatgaaataacaaaataataaataaataaattaaataataaacaagaaaaaataaatgagtgaataaaatagtgaacaaataagaaaataaatgaatcattaaatgaaggaatgtaaattaagtatataataaatgaatacgttagtgatttgataaagaattaaataagtaaacgaaTGAAGTGCGctatttctctttgccccacacactttgccccgcatgctcTTGACTAACTCTact contains:
- the LOC129216492 gene encoding sonic hedgehog protein-like; this translates as MRGILFKLCYHILMVLVHLTLIFSYMSEGCMPGRGGGRRRSSTKITPLVFKQHVPNVPENSYGASGPALGRITRNDERFKNLIPNYNQDIVFKDSEGTGADRLMTQRCREKLDTLAISVMNQYPGVRLRVTEGWDEEGHHSPSSLHYEGRAVDITTSDRDPAKYGQLAKLAVLAGFDWVYYEARTHIHCSVKSETNSEGKSIGCFQGSSKVITNDGIKLMSNLTVGDEVLSSFGPNGTSVYSKVIAFLHRDPKLETDFVEMEDETGNSLLLTGNHLVFRYVPKKSNAEKLFNVPQKQKPSPEIGNRKMRFGSVKLKINCYKKARKQMSNVSLRLGTNYTNPDKKCEDFKIFKTTVRQFKCRSFGFRFKRKQVPVQSVAINGRRLHSSVTREKVSVSKIRRKGYENTTSIKRLASRHDAVGNKIRNAVRISGSSNYLHKFHSHTGFGLHSLLASNFEAVPADQVHTGTFIYKISHDNSPSLSLVREIRRTKRIGVYAPLTESGTIVVDGVWCSCYAVVKSHDVAHAAFGPLRILYFLKDHMYQLSITVMTFFTFIANFFSVANFFTSEHEVSEDVSPYHWYANCLCFVSSPFVTLCE